The following proteins are co-located in the Pirellulales bacterium genome:
- a CDS encoding cytochrome C oxidase subunit IV family protein has translation MNQHGAHGHQADHDDHGGLAKYIYVFLMLCLLTTASFWTFSDWPIRWPFHHLPAVGWSFMMAVSCAKAMLVILFFMHVKYEASWKYVLTVPPGIMAVFLVLALIPDIGLRNFKTLGGKDVASERLMRMAEPQDQFRPNTPTTLEAEEEAAAAHHE, from the coding sequence TCAAGCGGATCACGACGATCACGGTGGCTTGGCCAAATACATCTACGTGTTTCTGATGCTGTGCCTGTTGACCACGGCCAGTTTCTGGACCTTCTCGGATTGGCCCATTCGCTGGCCGTTCCATCACCTGCCGGCGGTGGGCTGGTCGTTCATGATGGCCGTGTCTTGCGCCAAGGCGATGTTGGTGATCTTGTTCTTCATGCACGTGAAGTACGAAGCAAGTTGGAAATACGTGCTGACCGTGCCGCCGGGCATCATGGCGGTGTTTCTCGTACTGGCGCTAATTCCGGACATCGGCCTGCGGAACTTCAAGACCTTGGGGGGCAAAGACGTGGCCAGTGAACGGCTGATGCGGATGGCCGAGCCGCAGGACCAGTTCCGCCCCAACACCCCGACCACTCTCGAAGCCGAAGAAGAAGCGGCGGCCGCACATCACGAATAG